The genome window tttatttatatagcgccaaatcatgaaacgtcatctcaaggcactttacaaagtcaagttcaatcatattatacagattgggtcagattatacagattggtcaaaaatttcctatataaggaaaccagttgattgcatcaaagtcccgacaagcagcattcactcctggagaagcgtagagccacagggagagtcctctgcattgtacatggctttgctgcaatccctcatactgagcaagcatgaagcgacagtgggaagaaaaactccccattagtgggaaggaaaacctccggcagaaccgggctctgtatgaacggtcatctgcctcgaccgactgggggttagagaagacagaacagagacacaacaagagagacaaaaagcacagaagcacacattgatctagtaatctgttctacattagatggtagtagcgggtgatctgtcttctctggttgatgtcacagttaacagaacgcaaGCGAATTGGAAGATAAACCATGCACGCTAGGATGCTTTATGTTTAACTCTGGGGGAGCATCTCCACATTCCCCGCAGGATGATGTTGCCGCCATCATGTGTCTCTGTGAAGATGGTTGCCTCCAGGTTTTGTTTTCTGCCACCCAGAGGGCTTCCAATTTTGGCCAAACCGTTAAATTTCAGATCTAATTTGGTCAGAGAACCTTCTTCTACATCTACATTTACTTGGTCCACTCAACTACAGTGCTGCAATTAGGgtgtttttatgtatattttttttctctcaacattTTTCCATAGAACCAGAATGGCGGCATGTGTGGCTTATTAGGGGTGGAACAATACGTCGAGCCTCATCGATATGTCGATTTTAAACGAATTAAAAACCCAGTTGCAAtcgatgcaaaatgaaaatgtttttgaaaggcGTGCGACTATAAGTGAACAGGttatctgctgctgttttttgaaATTAGGAGCatgttgaattttatttaaattcctGATACTTGTAAGAGCTTAGAAATTAAACGGTCAAATCATATTTGGGTTATTATTGGGGAATTTCTCAATGTAAATATTGGCGCCAGCTGGACAGATAGGATAGCATCTTATTGATCGTAGATGAGAACTGGATTTAATCGAAGTCGTATCGTAACAGACTTTGATATCTGTGACTTCGGCGTATATTGTATTGTGTCATCCAAACAAGTCGATCCAAACATTGTATCGTGATAAAGCTGATGATTTACACCCCTACTGCGTATCCTGTCGACAGATTCTTGTTATTCCACCTGAGCGGggaagctctgcagctcctccagaataaTGTTCTCCAAGACGTCTGTGAGACCTGAACAAAGCACCTGTGTTTACATCTAAAATACACACCCTTcttactagggctgaacaattaatcgcctttgcaatataattttaataaatgcaatttccaaatcgcagaggtctgcaatttctGACTACGTAACTATTAATGGATGAGAAacatcctttaggtgtcggtaatacGTTTacagtgggtttgcctccacacggaggggaagagagttgcagcagtgacataatctaattttattatttgttttacagtttatataatcatagtTTTTACCAGGAACTTTCAGgcatctcaccatagcattaagtaacggtcaaactgtttaatacatggacttgtttgttggttgcactttatgttcaacaaggattgatgtccaactcaacaagctattctcttgaataataattttctgatttgtaaaaacagttacatttcttgtttttaaatagtaCTTGTTTACAAAgatcgcaattatggttgaaatgcATTGCAGTTTTGAGTTTTGGCCAAATCGTAAAGCCCTACTCCTTACCAATGAGGCGGTTCGGTTGTGCAGGATTCCATTTTGGGGGTTTTCACTGCAAATCAATCCGAGAAAGTTAAACCCGGCATTCTTTTTAATCACGTTCCTCCATCCATTCCTAAACatttaactttattattatctGGCAAAAACATGCTGCCATGCTCAGAGGATATGGCGAATAGTGTAGATTTACCTGCAGCAGGTCTGCAGGGGTGAGCGTGCGGCAGAAAGTGCTGTGATATGCAGCGTCCTGCTTGCACACTTGTCCCAAATGTTCTTTGCACGTGCTTTCATCTGTGGAAAGCACTGCGAGTTCTGTGAGCTTTTTGTCGCAGTCAGCATTTATATTTTCAGCTGCTTGTCCTACAGTTGCTCTTATTGGGATCATACGAGACGCACCGGCATTTgttttcccccccacacacgGTCAGCGGAGCCCTGAGGGCTTGGGATGTTATTTAGTCGCAAAATAAGCGAAATGCTAAATGTATGACCTTTCTCCTTTCTCGGACTCCAAATCTCATAAAGTATTTGTTTGATAACATTTAGTTTTCCTTTTCTCGATTTGTGAAGGGACACCTGGGAAAAGAAGCCGGTCCTTGTTCAACGCAAGAATCCAGATTACTACAAGGGACTGTTTTCAACTGCTGAGTTTGATCGTATATTAAGAGAGGTAAAGTTCTGAAACTACTGATGCACCAGTCAGTTGGCCAATTTTCCAACTGTCACCCCTGGCTGGTGATCAGTGGCTCCAATGTCTGAATATCAggtccttttctttttatttatcacCTAAAAACTTCAATCTCTGGATGGAAAGAGTCTCCAGGGATCCTACACAGTCTGAAAAGGCatgaaaaaatatgtaaagttTGACTGAATGATGAAGTGCTTTCCAGGCTTGGCTaggaatagagaaaaaaaacagaagagttGGACAAATTTAGTCTTTTCAGACTCTATTCCCCATGCCAGTATCGAAAAGACCACAGATTAAAAGCCAACCCCTCAGTTCATGGGGAACGTTTGTATTTGTGCCTTAAAAATTAGCACAAAAAGCAATCTCTGTATATATTAatccacccattcatccatcaatctATGTTTGCATCTTGCTGTCCATCAGTCTACCATCTGTTAGTCCAGGCTGTTTTTTGCAGGTTCAATATTTAAAGCCTGGTCACAGTAGAACTTCTTGTCTAAATTCATGGTGAACTCggtgtttatattttaaatatggaCTTGCAGTATCTAACTCTGTACATTTTGAGGCTGTAAAAGCTTCATATAGTGACATAAATGTGAAACGTATATGAACAATGAATCTTGTAATCCCTTCAGTTGGATTCAACACTGATCTTTCCATCTTGGAACCTTCAGCACGATTTAATAGCTTCATTAAAACGAAATTTTCACAAATTAGTTTGAAGGCTCTAGAaatgaggaaggaaggaattagTAGGTTGGACTTGACCGGTAACTATGTATCTGAAAACTTTGAATCTTAAATGGGGATTATTAAAAGGAAAGGACTACTTCTTATACTTCACATAAAATGGGAAGTTTTTCGTAGAAGATAATGTTGAGAATAGCCGACCAAAAACTTCCCATTGCTGCCTGTCAGTAAAATGTCAGAAAAGCCTTGACTTTGCATTTACTTCATTGCTAATACTGTATCTGCAGATTAATTAGATTTGagtattgttcatttatttaaatttttttccacaggaaaaTGTTCAGTATGGCGTGAACCTGGATATCACTAGTTACATTAATGGCAAGAGGGAAACGCATAACCCACCAGGGAGGGCTCTGCCGTTCACCGTGTGGGATTTTTACGAGGTAAGAATTAAACGATGCAGGTTTCGTACTTATTTATGTATCGAGTGTAATTATTAACAATAGAGATGCACCGAGGCAGTTTAATCCAATCCGATACGATACCGATACCTGAGCATATCACCTAATACCGAACCGATACTACTATTGAATGAATGAACGGTATACCGTTTTCCCatgtttgtggtgttgaatttaaCAACTTTGTCACTGCCCCTCGCAATTTTCGCGATGCAGATATTGCACGTTGCAATCAAACTTGTTGCCgttgtaggtaccagatcgtctcgggctgccagattggctcgggcgctacccgatgacgtctatatatggcaactcaactcaaacaaactacattatgcccgcggtctccatttgttacaaatcaattttattttgttaatttgcggttattttcctgtaaattagtcgaggcatgaaaactttttacataattttggaatacttgtgtggtagtctgacaatttaatcggtaattttgcaggatcaaagttacaaccttagagaaatttaattcctccaatttttttttaagctgtgaagggaaactaaaccataaactcatttaatttttaataaaagtctgcagccaaatttaattttatcacggcattcattactttaaaatcaataacgttcattcctcctttttgtactgatgttgttctttcagatcacatgtttttttattattccagatgaaattgtgatgaatttgattatttttttattgtggtatttggtacttttaagatatatgctggataaattagtctggctagcccttccattttattcttccaaacattgagccaattgtcaaatatttgttgatttttaatttatttattttttttgtaaaatggcttgaatatttgttcaagcttttgagaaaaaagaaaccgctaaattaacttaataaaattgatttgttacaaatgcagaccgtgggctctatgtagtttgtttgagtggtgttgccataaggtgacgtcatcgggaggcgcaaggcccacggagaatctggtgacgtcatcgggaggcgcagggaccatggcgattttcttcgtaaaattgtccgtttacaaaccgcaatcccgctctcgaataaaacctacaccccgctataattactttagtaagttgtccagaccaattacaatattttgcgcatttgagcaaacgttaaaccaaccatgtatagtgacgtcatcagaaggcgcaggacccGAGTCGATCTGGCAGCCTGAGTCAATCTGTTACCTACACTGTATCAAGGTTGAGATTCTTTcaaatagcagacttggctcAGTCCGGCGCTGCCTCCATGTTGCGCTGCGTTTGCTCATCGCTAGCTGCCGTGTTTGCTCTGCGTGCCGTAACCGCCGCTGAAAACATACAATTCAAGTGACTAGATCGCTGTAGCTGGGTTGCTGTGTAtgatataaaaaagaaagaaattgctGGATCAGCGTCATTCATCTGATATCTGATCCAGCTAATGAGTCGATATCGGAGCCGATATCCGATCCAAGtatcggatcggtgcatctctaatttCTAATTTAAGTCTGGAGATTTTTAATTGTCATTTTATAGCCACAATCACTCCAAGGAAGACAGCAAGAAATCAATGTCCATATTTCTTAAGACAGCATTAGATATATTAATTTACCGTAACATATTTTGATAAGTTGatcaaactaaatatttctgCAGCTTCACTGCAGATCACTTCATATTTTTGTGTCTCTTGTCTCGTAGAGTGGCTGCTCTGTACGCCTGTTGAATCCTCAGGCTTTCTCCTTAACCGTGTGGAACGTGCTGTCCATCCTCCAGGAGCAGTTCGGCACCATGGCAGGAGCCAACGTGTACGTTTAAGGCCGAGAAGTCGGTCACTTGAAACTTCTCTTTGGTTGATTTCAGGTCTTAAACGCATGTTTCCTTTTCCAGATACCTTACACCGCCAGGAACCCAGGGCTTTGCTCCACACTATGACGACATTGAAGCTTTTGTGGTTCAGCTGGAAGGGAAGAAACATTGGCGAGTGTACAGTCCGAGGTAAAAATTCACCAAAGTTcaaactcattaaaaaaaagcatcaaatcTACCTATTCTgctacaataataaaaaagatgaaattcaTAAGCTTGATTCAATTGTTAGTGTAAATTTCATACAATTTAATGGTATTTTTATGTTCTTGGAGAAAATCCAAGAACATAAATCCTTGATTTAGTTCCATCCACCTTCCCTTCAGCTCTGCTTCGCTGTCCCTGCTGAAGTAATgtgcccccacagcatgatactgccaccggCTTGTTATATGGTTAAGAGTGTGTTCAGCACTTTCCTTCACATGCTTACTTTGTCCTTCTGGGGTATAACCATTAAAGGGTCACACAATTGTTTTAgcattatgcaaaaaaaaaaaaaaaaaaaaattgtttgctATTATGCactagtttgtgttgttttgataCATAGTATCTGGTACTCAAAACTTCTACATAAAATTTTTGAGTACCATGCATTATTTTTGCAATATCTTGAACAATGTttgaaatatgtatttaaagtGGATGTAATTTGAGGTAAGAGCACTCAACATTTAGGTTTGTTGACTCAATCTctggtatatatatattcttttttttcttctttttctttcatatttagGTCAGAAAATGAAGTCTTGCCTGTATTTTCAAGCCGTGAGTACcaaaaagtcttgattcttacaataataaaattatttaattaatatttaatatttaatttaaaacaaaacagtgttttttttctttcttttccatacCAATTTTGTTAAGAAAATAAGCACATTATATACTATGAAAGAAGTGACTAAATCCTTTGGAGCGTGGAGCACATCTCACACTGAAGCTTATGAGAATGTGTCAGACCTTTCCCACAGGTGACGCCTCTTGTGTTTTCCTTCCCAGCGAACTTTGACCAGGCGGAGATTGGGAAGCCTATCCTGGACGTGGTGCTGGAAGCCGGGGATCTCCTCTTCTTCCCCAGAGGATTCATCCATCAGGGCAACTGCCTCCCGGACGCACACTCTCTGCACATCACCATCTCCTCGTACCAGAAGAACAGCTGGGGGGACCTGCTGCAGAAGGTAAACGCACCTGTGCTGCTGCCGTCGAAACAGTCGGCAAAAGGCCTCATCACTTCAACTGAATAAACTGGAAACTGATTACCAAGCAAAAGAAATGTCAACATTCGAAATAAAAAGCAAGTTCATGCAGATTTGTTACtgcttttatactttttatttgtcttaatATTTTGTGTTCATGTTTAGGTCATTCCTGCCGCATTAGAAGTAGCCATGGAGGAAGATGTGGAGTTCAGGCGGGGTTTACCTCTGGACTACTTGACATACATGGGAGTGCAAAATTCAGATAAGGTCATTATTGTTCttctaattatttgtttttattataattttgtattattattttaaataaaatattctgtgcTGTTATTTATTTGAACCCTTTTCTTTCCCTCAGggctgattttttaaaagtacatttaaaatcctttaaattTCTGGTTGGAATGGAACAGAAAGTGGGTTAAAAACCAGGgaggatgaatacttttgcaagacactaaAATGtcactgtggaaaataagacacctGTTTCCCAGCGGGTGTTTCTTTGGTTATTTCAGTACATTCAGGTCGATTCCTTTTCCATCTGTGGGCGTCAGTTTGCGTCAGAAGCTTGATACTTGGACACAGTTGGGTGACTTGAACATTAAGCTGCTGGCATGGCCTTTTAAGAAAAAGAAGCTAAACTCTTTTACAAATGAATGGACTATGCTTCAAAGCTGGGTCGGTAAAGTGCCTGTTCTGCCTAGAAGAGTACCGTAGTCCAATAGACAGCCAGAATTATGCTAGAAGGTGCAACTAGCTAAGAGGCATTAACCAAATAATAATAGATTGATGTCAGTATGGATTTGAGAAAATCCACTTTAAATTAAGACTTGTGGAccagatgtatttttttttttttttttatgatttgcatCAGTTGCATGCTGTTTATCCATATCCACGTggttcaaataaattaaagagcaaaaaaaaaaaattatgcccATAAGTTTTGACCTTTCACCAAACTGCATCTCCTAATGGGTGATGTTGTCCCCGTACAGGAAGACGCACAGAGGGCCAAATTCTTGTCCCGGATCGAGAACTTGATGAAGAGACTGCCGAAATACGCCCCGGTGGACGCCGCCGTCGATCAGAAAGCCAGAGAGTTCTTCCATGACTGCCTGCCCCCCGTGCTCACTCCAGGTACGTGTCCAGAATCTGGAGCCGTCCATGATCGGACAAGTGTGAGGTTCTATTAGTTGATCTCGTCGCCCTCAGATGAACTGGCCACCAGCGTGCATGGAGCACCGACCAGATGGGTGGATGGTAAAGTTACGGACGTCGGCGTCCACATCACTACCCAGACCCAGATCAAAATTCTTCGTGCTGAGTGTGCAAGGTAAAAAcgggaacatttttttttccttcccatctTCCTATCTGGGTTTTGATCTCACTCTTGATTTGATTTTGTGCCAGACTATGCAGCAATGGAGACGCCGTGCACCTTTGCCACACCACGGATAACTCCAGAGTTTACCACAAAGAGGAGCTCAAGAGCTTTGAGATACAAACAGAGGTAGAATTGCGTTGTCTGCTTTCACGCCTGGTCTTGTGCATTGCTCTGATCACCTCTACCATACCGTCTTTCAGCATACCGACGCCGTCGAGTTTCTGATCCATTCTTATCCCAGCTTTGTGACGGTTGGAAGTTTGCCGTGTGATTCTGTTCAGGACAAGGTAGGTTTTTAGATCTGAAGCTCTTATTTGCAGTAAAGTTCACTGGCAGCGAAGATACATTTGATGTTGGGTTGACGACCgatgcttttctttcctccccaGATTGCTTTGGCCGAACTCCTTTTTGAGAAGGGAATTATTCACACCGCTGAACCTCTTCAGGCCCCACCAGCTGTTCACTCACGCTGAACAcattgagaagaaaaaaaacccatctcTTTGCAAAACAAGATCTTCAGCAATAAAACTCTGCCTGAAGGAgtctttatttgaatttttataTTCATGAAAATGTGCCTGATTCAGCTTCaactgtgctttaaaaaaaaaaaagcaaagcaagcaaaaagtaaatttggaggacatttttatttattttttcagttgatACAACTCAAAACAAGGTGTACAGGAGTCTCCTTAAATATTACAAACTGAGGACCACTCATCATTCATTCCCACTCAATTCGACGGAGCTTTCCAAGCAGGGAAGCTTCTACCTCCAGGTCACCTCCTCACCAGGTTTCAACTCTCTGCAGAGGAGAAAAAGTTTAACTTAATAAGGCCGTTTCAGAATGTGTTATGAGAAGATAATTTCCTTTCAGATAAAGTCTCCTAAAACTCTTCTGCTTTATAGTGTCTGAAATGTTCTGAGTTAAATGAGCAGGTCAGAGGCGTTTATCCAGGTTTGCAACTTTTAAATCCTGTTGATAAGCCAATCTGATACAGCAGAGATCTCAGACACAGGCatgatgtaaaaaacaaaaaaacaaaaacaaagatccTGCATCTCAAATCAAGATTACTTAAAACATTCACTAAACTGTTTCCATATTAAGTTCAAAGTGGGCGTATAGGGGGGAGAAACATTACTTTGATTTAAATCCGTTACTTTTCTTACCTACTGTACAATGCACTCTTGTTTCTGAATGCCgtcagcttcttatcctgttgttTGTCAAGGTACCATCCGATCACGATGCCCATGGGAACCCATATGTGTCCCCAATTCATGCTGGTTGGTAATGCAAATCTGACCATGCTTCCTTAAATtagaagaggggaaaaacattaggcaTTGATCACAGACGTTGCAGAATAAAAGCGGTTTTGTGCCAAATcaccaagaaagaaaaagttatCTTAAGGGTTGGATTTTTTTAGTCACTGGAAACACTGTTGTAATGAAACTAATTTAATTGAGATGAAATTAAATTCCAAAAATCTTTTTGGCCACTTTGTAACAAAGGATTTTTCAAAGGAAGTCAGAAGATTGCACCAAATCTTGACTTCACTGAATCCCCCTGTAATCCTGAGCAAGCAACAGGGCGACAGAGTTAAACATCATCCTTTCTATGAGAAAACAATTACAACTAAGCAAAAATAATGTGACATTTATGGCAACAATGTggagttttaaaagttttgatgttgggtaaaaaaaaaaaaaaaaaaaaagcaaataaattgcATATGCATTTCTTATTTCCCAATTTAATACTCTTGCAGTTTGAGGGACTTACTCTATACTCAAATTGAGTAATTCCCAGATTTCTATTAAATTTTCAGGCTcattaaaataaagacagaaaacaatgtTTCTACAGTGTCAGGCTTTGAATATGTACTCTGCAGGTATTATTAAAAACTAAAGATTGACTGGGGCAGGAATTAACGTCCATCTAGTATTTTCCTAGCAAAATTATGGTTTAAAGTTCCTGATGTTTGCATCTTCCCCTTTACCTGGGCAATACCTGTCTGTTATACACCTGtagatgcatgcatgcatgcatgcattttAAGTTTGCTAAAGTTGGGTCTAAAGTGTTaaatttaaggaaaaaaaatcatggtgAATATATGTAAAACATGTAAGTAAAATTCGGAGGTAAGCAGTTAAATCCCTAACGCTTTTAGGGAATTCACATGTTTAATTAGAAGAGGGTaagttttaaaatgcaaataccTTTTCCATTCTTAATTTCTCTCTTCCATACTTTTTCAACACCTCAGGTCAGACAAACATGTTTGCAGACAAGTCGATATTTGTATGCTTTTCTTAATTCATCGCTGGAATGGAAACAAATCCATAATGGATTTCAAGTTGAGACCTTTGGTCAAACGTATAACTAGTCCTGGAAACAAACAAGCTAGATAGCTTAGATCTGGAGCATTAATAACTAACAGAGGGACacctaaatatcttatttattcaaCCTTAACTAGATCACCGGTTTAGATGAAGCATGTTTACATAGTTGGAAATGAGCCCCTGACCAGTTTCGTTGGACTAAAGGGGACAAAAAGGAACCAGTCAGATTCATGATATGGTTCTGACAGTTCCAGGGGATCGTTATTACATATAAAGATCcattaaaataaactacaaagttTATTCCAAACACTATGTTTCATTGTTAAAGTTGGTTATTTTAGCCATCAGCGAAATCAAGAAAAAGATGTCAAGTCGCGCTTCACAAATCCAGGCGCTTGCTAACAAGAGTGCTAACTAGCATTAGCATATAACGCCATATTATAGTTGcatatcttctttttatttatacatttttgccTGAATGATTGCTTCAGCAAACTAAACACGCAACCTGACCCGCTAGCAAACAATAAATAACGACAGTAGATTAATAGTTTTAAACGATACCTTCAGTTGACACCAAGCTGTGGCCTTCAGGGGTTCCTGCTCTGAGCGAAGGACATTGGACTGTACCAAGAACCGAGCAACGACATGTTTATGCTAAATGACAACACCACGATATGTTACCATTACAAatgtatttgaaataatttagatattaaatgTACATATTCCACACAAAACCATCCCATTatagccagaaaaaaaatatatttttaccgTTTTTAAAAGAGACGTATTATGACTTCGTGTGGTACGCTCCGTTAGCCTTTCACCTATGACGCAGTAGCCAACATGGCGGCGTTTAACCCGCTAACAAAAAAGTCCTGACGTTTGAGTAATgataaacaataattttaagGTTGCTTTTGTTCTATTTCAGGGAAGAATACATTTACTGTATGTTATAATCTGtagttcttttaatgtttccagACATTCTTCAGTTATCTGCGCTAGCACGAAGCTAGCATGCTAAATAGACGTTGCCTGGGATTGAGCTAACAATCCCTCCGTCACAGCCAAACTGAGTTTAGACTTGTTATTTTTGTTAGAGACGCACATTCATGTTTATATTCATGCAGCTCACGTTATATTCTGTGTTGTAGacatttgcttaaaaaaaacttttgttttgctttcggATGATTCGTTATAGAAAATCTTGAATTAAAGCCGATTTTATGAGGAagggatttttgttttgatcgagaaaagtcaaaagaaaaaatgacTTCCATCATCAAGCTGACGGCCGTGTCGGGGGTCCAGGAGGAATCGGCCCTCTGTTACCTGCTGCAGGTGGACGAATTCCGCTTCCTCCTGGACTGTGGATGGGACGAGACCTTCTCAATGGACATCATCGATGCCATGAAGCGGTGATTATGATTACTTCTTTACTGATTTCCAAGTTGTATAAAAATCTGGGCTACCCTGTCATGCGTTTTCTTGTAAATTAATTTAGCCATTCTTAGCAATGTGTCGCGCAATAAAATGTCTTACAGTAAGAATTGCAAtactgacttttatttatttttttaactaatattTACCTAAATGGTTTAGAAATAACTGCTGGAGTTCTTAAAGGGCGCTGGAAACGAGGAAGTCAGaaaaagtaaactttatttcatAGAAAATAAAACGCTCCGTGCCTTCACATAAACTGGTGTCGGGTTAATTCCTGATTCTTATTTCTAATTAGCATCCCACTAAATATCCTGTCACTTTATGAGTCGTTATTGTcggtttttgatttaaaacatgatGGAATCTTTGTTATATATGAATCTGTTAGCGGTGTGTAGTCTCAATAATATTAGAACCTTGATGGTTTTAGCAGGCACACGTAAAGCTGTTGCATGCTTATATTTTCAGTGGGTTAGGTGACTGTTATTGTGTCTATAAACATTGATATAAAAACTCGATCATGAaagtgcagctcatccaaaaTGCTGTGGCAAAAGTCTCGACCAACAACGGGGAAAATTAAATTACACCTGTCCTTAAATCACCATGCTTCCTTCTTGTGTGTAAAAGGTTAGGATTGTTAAGATTACCGCCCCGCTCTGTCGAATTTAAGATCTTTTGGATGAGTTATAAAGCATTCAATAGTGTTGGAGCTAAGTAAATATCAGAGTTGCTGATCGGGTAAAGCCCAGAAGAGACAAAGGTTCATCTGCGACTTCTTCACTCATCATTATCAGGGTGAGGAGGCAGCGTTTAGCTCCTATGCctgtgcagattctcagttacccgggt of Fundulus heteroclitus isolate FHET01 chromosome 15, MU-UCD_Fhet_4.1, whole genome shotgun sequence contains these proteins:
- the riox1 gene encoding ribosomal oxygenase 1 yields the protein MEQKHMSAFALYQTLQSDLPPPPKKPFQRAQVEVKKKKKRKVNGSAAADVNQTRAKRKKIRNKLLKAANKETKKAGKDITEAEEEEESVPGESLDAVLTELTKVNSSRQRASKLFQWLINPVPAKAFFRDTWEKKPVLVQRKNPDYYKGLFSTAEFDRILREENVQYGVNLDITSYINGKRETHNPPGRALPFTVWDFYESGCSVRLLNPQAFSLTVWNVLSILQEQFGTMAGANVYLTPPGTQGFAPHYDDIEAFVVQLEGKKHWRVYSPRSENEVLPVFSSPNFDQAEIGKPILDVVLEAGDLLFFPRGFIHQGNCLPDAHSLHITISSYQKNSWGDLLQKVIPAALEVAMEEDVEFRRGLPLDYLTYMGVQNSDKEDAQRAKFLSRIENLMKRLPKYAPVDAAVDQKAREFFHDCLPPVLTPDELATSVHGAPTRWVDGKVTDVGVHITTQTQIKILRAECARLCSNGDAVHLCHTTDNSRVYHKEELKSFEIQTEHTDAVEFLIHSYPSFVTVGSLPCDSVQDKIALAELLFEKGIIHTAEPLQAPPAVHSR
- the LOC110369569 gene encoding NADH dehydrogenase [ubiquinone] 1 beta subcomplex subunit 1-like, which encodes MVRFALPTSMNWGHIWVPMGIVIGWYLDKQQDKKLTAFRNKSALYSRELKPGEEVTWR